The DNA window ACGGTGTCCCGGGTGCCTTTATGTCGATGATAGGGAATACACTGCTAAAAGATACAGTAAGTAAAAAAATGGATAATCCTGCTGAAATTCTTTCCTATTTAAACGATGGCATAAGAACAACTCTACGCCAAAAAGATAACATTGACGATATGCAAAGTGACGGAATGGATATAACGGTGTGCATTTACAATCCTAAGTTGAGGGAAATACAAATTGCATTAGCTAATCACCGAGCGTTGCTAATAAAGAAAGATGAGATCATTATTGTTGATGGTGATATTTTTGCAGTCGGAGGTAGTTTTACAAATAGGATATCAATAGAATTCACTAACAAAAAATACTCTATAGAAAAAGGTGATATTTTATATATGTACACCGATGGATTCCAAGACCAATTGGGCGGAACCGACTACTCTAAATATGGAGGCTCAGAATTCTTAAAATATCTGGCGTCTATCTTTGGCGAGTCATTTAATATCCAATTTTCAAAACTTAAAAACGAATTTTTAACGTGGAAAAACGACAAAAATCAAACTGACGATGTTCTAATTTGGGGCATTAAATTCTAAACATTTTTTTCATCTGCTTCAATAACCACCAAAAATTAAGCTCTGTTTACACTAACAAAGAGATAAAATCTGTTGAAGCCAAATCAACCAAAATATTAAAGCCAACTATATCTGCAAAATAGTTGGCTTTAATATATTAACTTTTACTTATATCAAAGTTATTATTCTGAATCCTGCACAACTTCAATATCTGCATCTATTAATTGTTTATATCGATTTCCAGCTGCCTCCATATCCATGTCACCTTCTTTAAAGTTCCATATTATCTTAACCTTGCTACGTTTACTCAACTTTTCTAATAAAAACATCAGTTTAGATATTTGTTTCGCCGTGCTGGTTGAATAGTACTCAAAATTAAATCTAAAAAGAGTCTCTTCATTAGGTTCATCAATATACATTTTGAACCATTCCAAAACGGTATCATAAAACCTAACAGCATCCTCCGGTAAACTTTTTTTAGATATGGAAAATATTCCTTTCGCAGGATCAAACAATACTCGTGGAGAATCTTCTGTTTCTTCTATAAACAATGGATAGATCATAATACTTACTCTGTTATTATTCTAAAATCATCATCTTCTACCACAGGTAGAACTTCCATTTTAAAGTCAATATTGGTAAGTTTTTCAAATCTTTTACCACTATTTAACATATCTGTATCGTCATCATAATAACACCATATAACCTCTACCTCCTCTTTTATACTTTTCAAAAAGACAAAAATTTTGGATAGTTGTTTAGCAGAAGAGGTATTAAAGTATTCCAATTCAAACCGAAAAACCGTTTTCTTCTTTGGATTCTTAGCATATTCTTCCAACCATCTAAAAATAGGTTTGTAAAACAGAAATGCATCCTCGGGCAAAGAGCGTTGAGATATTAAAAACTCATCGGCATCTACGTCCAAAACAACTTTAGGAGTATCCTCTGTTCCTTCATAAATTAATGGTGTCATACTGCATATTATTCAATATAAACCTGAAGAATAAAAAACGATTTTTCATCATCAATATCTTGGAATTTATATCTGAGTTTATCATTACTTTTCATTCTAAGCTCAATAAATCCCAACCCCGATTCCTTTGGTGTATCTATTTGAAAATCAAACAAACACTTGTTATAATAATCTTCAAGTTCTTCACGATTCAAACTGTTAACATAGTCAATTTTATCCTTAACCTTATCAATATTTTCTTTCAAAATATAGTTACCTGTATTAAGAATATGCATATTATTTTTCTTGTTAATAAAAAATATTCCCGGATTTCCCTTTCTTTCCTCATCTCTAAGTGCATGTTTAACAATGTTTTGCAACATTTCAACCATCATATTAAAGACAATTCTTCTTATATGCCCCATGCCCTCCATTTGGGTTTCTATGATATTCAACAAATTAATGAGGTTCTCCTGATTAAAAATACCATTGTAAATAAGCTGTACCTCTTTTTGTTGCAGAAGCTGATGTAATAAATAAATATTATCAATTCTTACGAGTTCTGTATCATCACTATCTCCTTCTTCTCTTGGGGTTATACATGTATGAAAATAAAAATATGAACAAACATCATCTATCTTATGAAAATGATGAGATATTTTATTATTAGATTTTTTTGCAATTTCTATTAACCCTAACCCTGCTCCACCTTTTTCAGAAATTTGATTTTTTGTTAAAACTTCTTTGTAATACGACTTTAAGTCCTCACACTCTAGACCTTGCAGCTTTTTCAAAAGTCCATCAACATGCTCTATATTTGAATTATATATATGGTTTACCGTTGTTACAAAATAATTCCCATCCTTCTGTTCGATGGCAAAAAAACCTTGATGTTCATCGACAACATCTTGATGTCTGGTAATATTTTGAAGACTTTCAACCATTATCGAGAAAACTCGTTTCTTAATTTTGGAAGACTCCCCTGCTTGATTCATAGATGCTTCCGCAAGCATAATAATCAAATCTGTAATTTTTTGACTAAAATGCCCGTGATATATATAACTTAATTCAGAACCTTTGAAGCCGTCGTACAACTCAAAAGCCAATTCTCTCTTATCCAAATCTAAACCAAACATTTATCAAATCAGAAAGCGCC is part of the Bacteroidales bacterium genome and encodes:
- a CDS encoding DUF1987 domain-containing protein; translation: MTPLIYEGTEDTPKVVLDVDADEFLISQRSLPEDAFLFYKPIFRWLEEYAKNPKKKTVFRFELEYFNTSSAKQLSKIFVFLKSIKEEVEVIWCYYDDDTDMLNSGKRFEKLTNIDFKMEVLPVVEDDDFRIITE
- a CDS encoding DUF1987 domain-containing protein — its product is MIYPLFIEETEDSPRVLFDPAKGIFSISKKSLPEDAVRFYDTVLEWFKMYIDEPNEETLFRFNFEYYSTSTAKQISKLMFLLEKLSKRSKVKIIWNFKEGDMDMEAAGNRYKQLIDADIEVVQDSE